The Neurospora crassa OR74A linkage group IV, whole genome shotgun sequence genome has a segment encoding these proteins:
- a CDS encoding NEDD8-activating enzyme E1 regulatory subunit, translating into MTEIVMDQTPPILQGPSDKERKYDRQLRLWAASGQAALESANILLVNSGAGTVGVETLKNLILPGIGRFVIHDNALVDEADLGVNFFLDDSCYGKPRAQCLASLLGELNPEVDGDWSPKTKQNDSLGSLLKQSPLFTAIMYTYPINHVELETLEQYSKEHKTPLIAIHSTGFYSYFTIRLPGTFPIVDTHPDETATTDLRLLSPWPELVEFANTMTKDIDSLDNFEHGHLPYVAILLHYLDKWKATHNGTYPSTYKEKTEFRQLVRDAARTDNPEGGEENFDEAAAAVLKTVAPFSLPSGLKEVFEYEHKDPIQERSTFWIIADAVKAFYTKHGSLPLPGNVPDMKAQSKVYVQLQNIYKAKARKDAAEVLQTARAIAGTGREVDPAEVDLFCKNAAFVKLINVEGGGDTAPLGSKERLQQVLRQEMANDQVAEMTLQPMSLFPIYLALRGLAHCGNASSDKTQIVEAVTSLLSDNLSSEEYGDLNEKLGNVAEDLARAEYGELHNISALTGGMVAQEMIKIITKQYIPIDNTCVFDGIRSRTQVFHV; encoded by the exons ATGACTGAGATTGTAATGGACCAGACGCCGCCCATTCTGCAGGGTCCTTCGGATAAAGAACGCAAATATGATCGCCAGTTGCGCCTATGGGCAGCGAGTGGTCAGGCCGCCCTTGAGTCGGCCAACATCCTGCTTGTGAACTCTGGCGCCGGTACAGTGGGTGTCGAAACTCTCAAGAACCTTATATTGCCAG GTATCGGGCGGTTCGTGATCCACGACAATGCGCTGGTGGATGAGGCCGATCTGGGTGtcaacttttttttggaCGACAGTTGTTATGGAAAACCCCGAGCACAATGTCTGGCAAGTCTGCTGGGGGAGTTGAACCCGGAAGTGGATGGAGATTGGTCACCCAAGACCAAG CAGAACGACTCACTGGGGTCACTACTTAAACAATCCCCCTTATTTACCGCCATCATGTACACATATCCTATCAACCATGTCGAGTTGGAGACCCTCGAACAATACAGCAAAGAACACAAGACACCACTAATAGCCATTCACTCGACTGGCTTCTATTCGTATTTTACTATCAGACTTCCGGGAACATTTCCAATAGTCGACACACACCCGGACGAGACGGCAACAACAGACCTCCGACTCCTCAGCCCATGGCCTGAGCTGGTCGAATTTGCCAACACTATGACCAAGGATATCGACAGCTTAGACAATTTCGAACACGGCCACCTGCCATACGTGGCAATATTGCTTCATTACTTGGATAAGTGGAAGGCAACGCACAATGGCACCTACCCCTCAACCTACaaggagaagacggagtTCAGGCAGCTAGTTCGGGACGCTGCAAGGACAGACAACCCCGAGGGTGGCGAAGAGAACTTCgacgaggctgctgctgctgtgctcAAAACGGTCGCCCCCTTTTCTCTACCATCCGGGCTAAAGGAGGTGTTTGAGTACGAGCACAAGGACCCT ATTCAGGAAAGGTCAACATTCTGGATCATCGCGGACGCGGTCAAGGCTTTCTATACTAAACACGGTTCTCTGCCCCTTCCGGGCAATGTTCCGGACATGAAGGCCCAGTCCAAGGTCTACGTCCAACTCCAGAACATCTACAAGGCCAAGGCTCGTAAGGACGCGGCCGAAGTCCTGCAGACGGCACGAGCGATTGCGGGAACGGGACGAGAGGTGGATCCTGCCGAAGTGGACCTTTTCTGCAAGAACGCAGCATTCGTCAAGCTGATCAATGTAGAGGGTGGAGGAGACACTGCCCCTCTTGGTAGTAAAGAGCGGCTTCAACAGGTTCTTC GACAAGAAATGGCCAACGACCAAGTCGCGGAAATGACATTACAGCCCATGTCGCTGTTCCCCATTTACCTGGCTCTGAGGGGTCTGGCGCATTGTGGCAACGCATCATCCGACAAGACGCAGATTGTCGAAGCCGTCACGAGCTTGCTCTCCGACAACCTATCAAGCGAGGAGTATGGCGACCTCAACGAGAAGCTGGGGAATGTTGCAGAGGATCTTGCCCGAGCCGAATACGGCGAGCTACACAACATCTCCGCACTCACGGGTGGTATGGTGGCTCAGGAGATGATTAAGATCATCACTAAGCAGTACATTCCCATCGACAACACGTGCGTGTTCGACGGGATCAGGAGCCGAACTCAGGTCTTCCATGTgtga
- a CDS encoding NEDD8-activating enzyme E1 regulatory subunit, variant codes for MTEIVMDQTPPILQGPSDKERKYDRQLRLWAASGQAALESANILLVNSGAGTVGVETLKNLILPGIGRFVIHDNALVDEADLGVNFFLDDSCYGKPRAQCLASLLGELNPEVDGDWSPKTKNDSLGSLLKQSPLFTAIMYTYPINHVELETLEQYSKEHKTPLIAIHSTGFYSYFTIRLPGTFPIVDTHPDETATTDLRLLSPWPELVEFANTMTKDIDSLDNFEHGHLPYVAILLHYLDKWKATHNGTYPSTYKEKTEFRQLVRDAARTDNPEGGEENFDEAAAAVLKTVAPFSLPSGLKEVFEYEHKDPIQERSTFWIIADAVKAFYTKHGSLPLPGNVPDMKAQSKVYVQLQNIYKAKARKDAAEVLQTARAIAGTGREVDPAEVDLFCKNAAFVKLINVEGGGDTAPLGSKERLQQVLRQEMANDQVAEMTLQPMSLFPIYLALRGLAHCGNASSDKTQIVEAVTSLLSDNLSSEEYGDLNEKLGNVAEDLARAEYGELHNISALTGGMVAQEMIKIITKQYIPIDNTCVFDGIRSRTQVFHV; via the exons ATGACTGAGATTGTAATGGACCAGACGCCGCCCATTCTGCAGGGTCCTTCGGATAAAGAACGCAAATATGATCGCCAGTTGCGCCTATGGGCAGCGAGTGGTCAGGCCGCCCTTGAGTCGGCCAACATCCTGCTTGTGAACTCTGGCGCCGGTACAGTGGGTGTCGAAACTCTCAAGAACCTTATATTGCCAG GTATCGGGCGGTTCGTGATCCACGACAATGCGCTGGTGGATGAGGCCGATCTGGGTGtcaacttttttttggaCGACAGTTGTTATGGAAAACCCCGAGCACAATGTCTGGCAAGTCTGCTGGGGGAGTTGAACCCGGAAGTGGATGGAGATTGGTCACCCAAGACCAAG AACGACTCACTGGGGTCACTACTTAAACAATCCCCCTTATTTACCGCCATCATGTACACATATCCTATCAACCATGTCGAGTTGGAGACCCTCGAACAATACAGCAAAGAACACAAGACACCACTAATAGCCATTCACTCGACTGGCTTCTATTCGTATTTTACTATCAGACTTCCGGGAACATTTCCAATAGTCGACACACACCCGGACGAGACGGCAACAACAGACCTCCGACTCCTCAGCCCATGGCCTGAGCTGGTCGAATTTGCCAACACTATGACCAAGGATATCGACAGCTTAGACAATTTCGAACACGGCCACCTGCCATACGTGGCAATATTGCTTCATTACTTGGATAAGTGGAAGGCAACGCACAATGGCACCTACCCCTCAACCTACaaggagaagacggagtTCAGGCAGCTAGTTCGGGACGCTGCAAGGACAGACAACCCCGAGGGTGGCGAAGAGAACTTCgacgaggctgctgctgctgtgctcAAAACGGTCGCCCCCTTTTCTCTACCATCCGGGCTAAAGGAGGTGTTTGAGTACGAGCACAAGGACCCT ATTCAGGAAAGGTCAACATTCTGGATCATCGCGGACGCGGTCAAGGCTTTCTATACTAAACACGGTTCTCTGCCCCTTCCGGGCAATGTTCCGGACATGAAGGCCCAGTCCAAGGTCTACGTCCAACTCCAGAACATCTACAAGGCCAAGGCTCGTAAGGACGCGGCCGAAGTCCTGCAGACGGCACGAGCGATTGCGGGAACGGGACGAGAGGTGGATCCTGCCGAAGTGGACCTTTTCTGCAAGAACGCAGCATTCGTCAAGCTGATCAATGTAGAGGGTGGAGGAGACACTGCCCCTCTTGGTAGTAAAGAGCGGCTTCAACAGGTTCTTC GACAAGAAATGGCCAACGACCAAGTCGCGGAAATGACATTACAGCCCATGTCGCTGTTCCCCATTTACCTGGCTCTGAGGGGTCTGGCGCATTGTGGCAACGCATCATCCGACAAGACGCAGATTGTCGAAGCCGTCACGAGCTTGCTCTCCGACAACCTATCAAGCGAGGAGTATGGCGACCTCAACGAGAAGCTGGGGAATGTTGCAGAGGATCTTGCCCGAGCCGAATACGGCGAGCTACACAACATCTCCGCACTCACGGGTGGTATGGTGGCTCAGGAGATGATTAAGATCATCACTAAGCAGTACATTCCCATCGACAACACGTGCGTGTTCGACGGGATCAGGAGCCGAACTCAGGTCTTCCATGTgtga
- the clr-2 gene encoding fungal specific transcription factor domain-containing protein, whose product MAPSMSIPTQGGMFHTFQGVTPRKPAVDSRDSVKSNGSGAAKRITTPHACAECKRRKIRCDGQQPCGQCLSSRAPKRCFYDKHRQRVIPSRKTLEALSQSLEECRSILKRLYPHQEVHALLPLSRQELLNLLDRPVPDSTTANGLPSPPLNTTPMAESETPTKSENILEQIPTRDTEWDEERRERDHIPVEADDINALSLSVDRQASYLGASSIKAALMVMLKVQPGLRSSLAAPLNSIEISHNFPAIRQKSSSQKDPQRIPWSWKGQTLIDAYFKRVHVFIPMLDETTFRADYLEGQRFDAPWLALLNMVFAMGSIVAMKSDDYNHVNYYNRAMEHLPMDSFGSSHIETVQALALIGGYYLHYINRPNMANAVLGAAIRMASALGLHRESLAQGGSDMVAAETRRRTWWALFCLDTWATTTMGRPSFGRWGPAINIRPPEFGVNAGRDSSQHAGILPMIENVKFCKIATQIQDMLAISPLLRTEDRCNLDGQLVVWYENLPWLLRTTDPCAEPLYMARCIMKWRYQNLRMLLHRPVLLSMASSGLNPHTQACDADLAAIETCRELAAATIEDIGREWTRNQMSGWNAVWFLYQAAMVPLVSVFWQWGNPRVPEWLKQIEAVLELLEAMEEWSLAARRSREVVLRMYEASRVIQAQGAAAHQLQQRGSQSPHSLSSTTASLGNMHINNDLLMGSSPGSAELYMTPIDLEPVEGLGMTGVLDHGGMWDLDGMLWGPSPSPSVHHGQHSTHPDDAVPTVAEYAAAFPTADVVDGFLQHHSAMEFGNMMGHHHHHHHAGAHAGQGQFGGMDGYTY is encoded by the exons ATGGCACCATCAATGTCGATACCTACACAAGGCGGCATGTTTCACACAT TCCAAGGAGTCACACCACGAAAGCCGGCTGTTGACTCTCGAGATAGTGTTAAGTCCAATGGTAGTGGGGCAGCCAAGAGGATAACTACTCCTCATGCTTGTGCTGAGTGTAAAAGACGAAAGAT TCGGTGTGATGGTCAACAACCATGTGGCCAATGTCTCTCAAGCCGAGCACCGAAACGTTGTTTCTATGACAAGCACCGCCAAAGGGTGATCCCATCGCGCAAGACACTCGAAGCCCTCTCCCAGTCCCTCGAAGAATGCCGATCGATTTTGAAGCGACTGTATCCTCACCAAGAAGTCCACGCCTTGCTTCCCTTGTCCAGGCAAGaactcctcaacctcctggATCGACCCGTCCCGGACAGCACAACAGCGAACGGACTACCGTCACCTCCTCTAAACACAACACCGATGGCCGAGTCAGAGACACCAACCAAGTCTGAAAACATTTTGGAACAGATTCCGACTCGGGATACAGAATGGGACGAGGAACGCCGGGAGAGGGACCATATCCCTGTAGAGGCGGACGATATCAACGCGCTGTCACTCTCGGTGGACAGACAAGCTTCTTATCTTGGAGCCTCATCCATCAAGGCTGCCCTTATGGTCATGCTCAAGGTTCAACCAGGCTTGAGGAGCTCCTTGGCCGCCCCGCTCAACAGTATCGAGATTTCTCATAACTTCCCGGCCATCAGACAGAAATCATCGAGTCAGAAAGATCCCCAGCGGATCCCATGGTCATGGAAGGGACAGACACTTATCGATGCCTACTTCAAGCGAGTCCACGTCTTCATCCCAATGCTCGACGAAACAACCTTCCGTGCCGATTACCTTGAAGGTCAACGATTTGACGCACCGTGGTTAGCCTTGTTGAACATGGTATTCGCCATGGGTAGCATTGTGGCAATGAAGTCGGACGATTACAATCACGTCAACTATTACAACCGCGCCATGGAGCATCTTCCCATGGATTCCTTTGGCAGCAGCCATATCGAGACTGTCCAAGCATTGGCACTCATCGGTGGTTACTATCTTCACTATATTAACCGACCCAACATGGCCAACGCTGTTTTGGGTGCCGCCATCCGCATGGCCAGCGCTCTCGGTCTCCACCGTGAGAGTCTTGCCCAAGGAGGAAGTGATATGGTCGCTGCCGAGACCAGGAGACGCACATGGTGGGCTCTTTTCTGCCTTGACACGTGGGCCACGACAACCATGGGACGTCCCTCTTTTGGCCGTTGGGGACCCGCCATCAACATTCGGCCGCCCGAGTTCGGTGTGAATGCCGGTCGGGACTCGTCTCAACACGCGGGTATTCTCCCCATGATTGAAAACGTCAAGTTCTGCAAAATCGCCACTCAGATCCAAGACATGCTCGCCATTTCTCCTTTGCTGCGTACCGAGGACCGCTGCAATCTGGACGGACAGCTCGTTGTCTGGTATGAAAACCTACCTTGGCTCCTGCGTACGACCGACCCATGCGCTGAGCCGCTCTACATGGCCCGCTGCATCATGAAGTGGCGGTATCAGAACCTCCGTATGCTTCTTCATCGCCCAGTCCTCCTCTCCATGGCCTCATCAGGTCTTAACCCACATACTCAGGCCTGTGACGCGGATCTCGCCGCCATTGAGACGTGCCGAGAGCTTGCTGCGGCAACCATTGAGGACATTGGTCGTGAATGGACACGTAACCAGATGTCCGGCTGGAACGCAGTGTGGTTTCTCTACCAGGCTGCCATGGTTCCTCTTGTCTCCGTCTTTTGGCAATGGGGCAACCCTCGTGTCCCTGAGTGGCTCAAGCAGATTGAGGCGGTATTGGAGCTCCTTGAGGCCATGGAAGAGTGGTCACTCGCTGCTCGCAGGAGCCGGGAGGTGGTTCTTCGCATGTACGAGGCCAGCAGAGTCATCCAGGCACAGGGTGCCGCAGCGCACCAACTACAGCAGAGGGGATCGCAGAGCCCTCATTCTCTCAGCAGCACTACTGCGTCCTTGGGCAACATGCACATCAACAACGACTTGCTCATGGGGTCGTCACCGGGTTCGGCGGAGCTCTACATGACTCCTATCGACCTGGAGCCCGTCGAAGGCTTGGGCATGACGGGTGTGCTGGACCACGGCGGGATGTGGGATCTCGACGGCATGCTTTGGGGTCCCAGTCCAAGCCCGTCGGTTCACCATGGTCAACACTCGACTCACCCGGATGATGCGGTGCCCACGGTGGCGGAGTACGCTGCAGCGTTCCCGACGGCTGATGTAGTAGATGGGTTTCTGCAACATCACTCGGCTATGGAGTTTGGGAACATGATgggtcaccaccaccaccaccaccatgcaGGTGCACATGCTGGCCAGGGTCAGTTTGGAGGTATGGATGGGTACACCTACTGA
- a CDS encoding oxidoreductase → MFSIRTTPPPAAVSRLAARYLTTISSAFGTTTHTLPATPGHYNSKTLSRFTIPIFSSPSTNTKLFSNLPPQTKRTMSSAVAKRLAGKTIVITGASSGIGRSTAFEFARTAPNHGLKLILTARRVDALEQIAKEIRQEVGEGVQVLPVKLDVSQPEEVRGFVGNLPEEWRDIHVLVNNAGLVKGVAQAPSIAEEDINVMFATNVTGLINMTQAILPIFKARGSEGGSGDIVNIGSIAGREPYAGGSIYCATKAAVRSFTDALRKELIATRIRVMEIDPGQVETEFSVVRFYGDKNKADAVYAGVDPLTPDDIAEIVVFVVTRRENVVVADTLVFPSHQAGAGIMHRKST, encoded by the exons ATGTTTTCCATAAGAACAACacctccaccagcagcagtatCAAGACTTGCAGCTAGATATCTGACTACCATCTCCTCGGCATTTGGAACCACCACTCACACTCTCCCGGCAACACCTGGTCATTACAACTCCAAAACTTTGAGCAGATTCACCATCCctatcttttcttctccttcaactAATACCAAACTTTTTTCAAACCTTCCTCCCCAAACAAAAAGAACAATGTCCTCAGCAGTAGCCAAGCGCCTCGCGGGCAAGACCATTGTCATAACCGGAGCGTCCTCAGGAATCGGGCGTAGCACAGCCTTCGAGTTTGCGCGGACCGCGCCCAACCACGGCCTCAAGCTGATCTTGACGGCCCGCCGCGTCGATGCCCTGGAGCAGATTGCCAAGGAGATCCGCCAAGAGGTTGGCGAGGGCGTGCAAGTGCTGCCTGTCAAGCTGGACGTCAGCCAGCCGGAGGAGGTCAGGGGGTTTGTTGGGAACTTGCCCGAGGAGTGGAGGGATATCCATGTGCTGGTCAATAATGC TGGTCTCGTAAAAGGAG tcGCCCAAGCTCCCTCCATCGCCGAAGAAGACATCAACGTCATGTTTGCCACCAACGTCACCGGCCTGATCAACATGACCCAAGCCATCCTGCCCATCTTCAAGGCCCGCGGCTCCGAGGGTGGTTCGGGAGACATTGTGAACATCGGTTCTATTGCCGGGAGAGAACCATACGCGGGAGGCTCCATCTACTGCGCCACCAAGGCTGCTGTGCGCAGCTTCACCGACGCGCTGCGCAAGGAGCTGATCGCCACGCGCATCCGTGTCATGGAGATTGACCCTGGCCAGGTCGAGACCGAGTTCAGCGTGGTGAGGTTCTATGGTGATAAGAACAAGGCTGATGCCGTCTATGCCGGTGTCGATCCCTTGACGCCCGATGATATCGCAGAGATCGTGGTGTTCGTCGTAACACGACGGGAGaacgttgttgttgctgataCGTTGGTCTTCCCTAGCCATCAG